In Melospiza melodia melodia isolate bMelMel2 chromosome 9, bMelMel2.pri, whole genome shotgun sequence, the genomic window CTTGGGCCCAGGGAAGGTGTCTCACAGAGCTCATCCCCATCACCCTCACAGCAATGGGTTTTTAATGAAAACCATCTCCAGCCCTTCAGGCAGTGTGATCAgcagtggctgctctgggaaacaCCTGGCAGCTGCCACTCCCCTCCCACCGGCTGGAAAGCACCCTCAGTGGGATTTGTTTCCTTGCAGACACGGCTGGATGTGTACACATCCCACTATCCAGATGGCACCTCTGTCAAAAACATCATCCACTGGGCCCAGGTAGGacccctgacacacacacacacacacccctgggATGGGCCCTTCACTGCGGGCCAGGGCAGGCATGAGAGCTCAGGGGTCCCAGACACTGGGAAAGGAAAGGCAAGAAGTCAGAAGAGGTGCTGGGTGCAGGATGAGCTGCCCTGGTGCCTCTGGGGACCAGGGGACTCTGCAGGACACTGTGtgtcctgtgctgggccaggcaggACAAGGGACAGCACGGGGAGGCCACAGATGGATGTTGGACCCCTCATGGGTGCCCAAAGCAGAACTTGGGGATACCATAAAGCCCAAGGAGAGGCTGGGGGAACTGGATGAGGAGGAAAATTGGGGAGCCAACAACATCTCCCCCTGTCCAAAGGGGGCCTGGACACCCTGGAGATGGACTCTGCAGCTTCAGCAGAGTTCAGGCCCTGCTGGAAATGGAGAAGCCCACCCATGTGCCTCCCTGCAGAGCCAATTATTGGCAGTGGAGGCTGGAAAAGGACAATCagggtgctggaggagctgcagcagcgccctgcacacacagctggTGGTGAGCAGGATTCCAGAGGGAAGCGCACCAGGGCAGCCTAGGAATCACATGGAGCACCTTGGTTTGTCAGCCCGTGGCTGGGGACAGGCATGGAGCCAGGGGTCACAAAGCCACCCTGTTAAAAAAGGtggaatgccatctcctcctgcagTGTCCCACGGGTGAGGACACCAACACCTCTCCttgtcctgcctgtccccaggcagcTGGCATGGCTGGAGATGGGCACACGGAGGGCAGGGCCTTCCACAGACACTTTCTGAGCACCCTCTCATGATGGGTGCCTTGAGGGGGCCAGGAGATGTGAGACCCACGCAGGAACAGATCCATCTTCTCCAGCAGATCCATTGTGTCACAGCATGTCCAACCTCCCACAGCAAATCCATCCTCTCACGCACAGCAGATCCATCCTCTCATAGATCCATCCTCTCACAGCAGATCCATCCTCCCACAGCAGATCATTCCTCTCACAGATCCATCCCCCCACAGCAGATCCATCCTCTCCCAGCAGATCCATCCTCTCCCAGCAGATCCAACCCTACACAGCAGATCCATCCTCCCACAGAACATACAACTTCCCACAGAACATACATCCTCTCCCAGCAGATTCATCCCCTCACTCCCAGCAGATCCATCCTCCCTCAGCAGATCCATCCACTCACAGCAGATGCATCCTCTCCCTCACAGCAGATCCGTCCTCCCACAGTAGCTCCATCCTCCCACAGCAGATCCATCCTTCCACAGCAGATCCATCCTCCCACAGATCCATCCTCCCACAGCAGATCCATCCTCTCACAGATCCATCCTCCCACAGCAGATCCATCCTCTAACTCACAGCAGATCCATCCCCCAACAACAGATCCATCCTCCCACAGTAGACCCATCCTCACAGCAGCTCCATCCTCTCATTCTCAGCAGATCCATCCTCCCACAGCAGATCCATTCTCTCACAGTAGATCCATCCTCTCCCTCACAGCAGATCCATCCTCCCACACCAGATCCATTCTCTCACAGCAGATCCATCCTCTCCCTCACAGCAGATCCATCCTCTCCCTCACAGCAGATCCATCCTCTCCCTCACAGCAGATCCATCCTCACAGCAGATCCATCCTCTCCCTCACAGCAGATCCATCCTCTCCCTCACAGCAGATCCATCCTCCCACACCAGATCCATCCTCTCCCTCACAGCAGATCCATACTCTCCCTCACAGCAGATCCATCCTCCCACAGCAGATCCATCCTCTCACTCCCAGCAGATCCATCCTCTCCCAGCAGATCCATCCTCTCACTCCCAGCAGATCTATCCCtccacagcagctccatcctCCCACAGCAGATCCCCCCTCTCTCCCCAGGTGATAAAATCCGGAGAATTCAAAGCCTTTGACTACGGCAGCGAGAACCGCGCTCGGTACCACCAGGTAGGAGCCATGGCCGTGCTGgcagctggaggtgctgggggcctctccagggtgctgcagggacacagtggcTTCCCTGAGCCCTGAGAGCCGCCCGTGTCCCCCCAGGACACCCCGCCCCTGTACCCCCTGGAGGAGATGCCGGTGCCCACAGCAGTGTGGTCGGGAGGGCAGGACTGGGCAGCAGACTGGAGGGacgtgctgcagctgctgccccgcATCAGCCACCTCGTCACCTACACCCACATCCCCGACTggaaccactgggactttgtctggGGCCTGGACGCCCCCGGGCGCCTCTACAGCAGCATGCTGAGCCTGATGGAGGCCTCCCGGTAGAGCGGCGGCCCCCGGCGGCCTggcccctgtccctcagctgagacagccccaggaggggctgggacactgcctgctgtcccctccttccTGCTGGCCTGACACGCTTGTGGTGATGGTGCTTTGGTTGTTGGGTCTCTCCTCCTTGCTTGGGAGGTCCTCaagctccagctctggggtcagcCAAGGCACCGGAGCAGGCAGGAGCCGCCAGCCCTGCTGGAAGGGCCCCAACATGATGGTGCTGAGGCAGGGACACATGGGGACCCTGCCATGACCCCAGGGTGGATTGTGGATTAGAGCAGCCgggctgtgaggagctgggcCTGTGGGGGGACAGGCTGAGAGCAGCCCCCAAGCGTGGCACACAAAGGAATGCAGGGGATGCATGAGGCCAAACCCTTCTTGGCAGCAGCAACCACAGGGCTCTGGCCCCAGATTGCAGCCCAGGGGGTTCAGGTTGGATTTGGAGAATCCTTTTTCCCCAAGACAAGTCCTCAGGAAGTGGAAGGTCTCCATCTGGGCCAAGCCAGGCAGCTGCCTGCGTTATTTGGGCAGGGACTCAGTGGCCAAAGGTCCCCAGGAGTGGCTGCTTGGCTCAGCACCAAGGCACTGGGAATGATTATCCCTCATCCCTCATTCCTGCTGACCCCAGATGCCCTGGGctggggtgcagggctggcatCTCCCCGGGAAGCTGCTGCCAGGctgatgtccccagcctgtcccacccTGCTGCTTGCTGCAAACCGGGAGGTGGGAAAAATCCCTCCTAAATAAATACTCAAAGGGGGTTTCAGGAGCCTGTGCTTTGACACGCCCAGCTCTTCCTTGCATGTGAATATtttctggcagcagggacacagggccaGCTGATAGAGCTGGGTGGCACCGTAGGCTCTCCAAGGGTCCCAGCTGGGAGTATCCCAGTACATCCAGAACCCTAccccacccctgggcagggggcaggaaaaaaaccccactagaCAGCCTTGGGAGTGGAAAGCTTTATTGTATCCATGAAGGTTTGGGCATCACGGGTGGGCGGGAGCGCTGGGACTGACCCTGGTGCGGCTCTGCTGGGATGTGTGCGGCGGGACCGCGGGGCGATGGGCACCCACGATGGGCTGCTCCACCTCGCCAGGCTGGCCGCCACCGCATGAGGTGGATGAGCGGGAGCAGAACGGGGAGCGGAGGAGGGCGGGGAGgtgctcccagggctgcccctgctccagcggggtcccctctcccagccctgccctgcatggGTGCGGGCAGCCGGTTCATCCCCGCACCGGGACCCCATCCATGcgtccctccatcccttccttcctccttccctccgTGCCGGGGCTCGGGCCGCTCCAGGGGCGGTGCCGTTGGCGGCgggcggtgccggcggcggcggagggCGGTACCGGCCGGCGCGGGCGGCCATGGAGGGCAGCGGGCCCCGGGTGGTGGCGGTGGGCGCGGGGctggcggggctgggggcggcccagCGGCTCCGCGGACACGGCTCCCTCCGCCTGCTGGAGGCGGCGGCCCGCGTTGGCGGCCGCGTCTGCACCCGCCCCTTCGGTACGGGCGGCGAGGCCGGGGCAGGCTGCGGGAACCGGGGGTGGGCGGCACCGGGGGGCGggcccgggccggggcggggggcggcggtaCCGGGATGCGGGAGCTGCCGCACCTGAGCCCCGGCCCGTGGGGCCGGTCCGGAGTGGGCCGGACACGTGGCGGGGGTGGCCGGTCCCGCGAGCACGCGGGCACCGAACGGAAGCCGCTcacggggggcggcgggggccgtTCCGGGGCACCGGGGTCCCGCTGCGCCCCGAGCGCTCCTGCCCGGGCACGGCTCGGCGTGACCCgctctccctctgtccctccctcccGGCAGCGTCGGGGCTGGCGGAGATGGGGGCACACTGGATCCACGGCCCCTCGCCGGGAAATCCCGTGTTCCGCCTGGCCTCCCAGTACGGCCTGCTGGGCCCGGAGGCCGCCCGGGAGGAGAACCAGCAGGTGGAGGGGGGCGGCCACCCCCCGCTGCCGTCCGTCACCTACGGCAGCTCGGGCAAGGTGCTGAACGCCCAGGCAGTGCGCGAAGCCCGCGACCTCTTCTACGCCCTGCTGGCCTCCACCCGCGCTTTCCAGGGCTCCAAGGAGCCGCCGTGGCCCAGCGTGGGGCAGTACGTGCGGGCGGAGATCGCCCGGACGGTGCCCACCATGGCGGGGGGCCAGGAGGATGCGCGGCGGCTGCAGCTGGCCGTGCTGGCCGCCTGCCTCAAGCTGGAGTGCTGCATCAGCGGGACGCACAGCATGGAcctggtggggctggagcccttcggCGAGTACGTGTCGCTGCCCGGCCTGGACTGCACCTTCCCAGGGTAAGCGCGGGGCTCCGCGGCGGGACGCGAGGAGCGACCCGGGGCCGCCCCGTGCCCAGCGCTGACTCCTCCCACAGCGGCTACAGCAGCTTGGCCGAGCGCCTGCTCTCGGATCTGCCCGCGGGCACCGTGCTGCTCAACAAGGCCGTGAGGACCGTCCGCTGGCAAGGCTCCTTCCGAGAGGAAGGCGACGGTGGCGGCAGGGTTTTCCCCGTGCGGGTGGAGTGCGAGGATGGAGATGTCTTCCTCGCTGACCACGTCATCGTCACCGTCCCGCTGGGTGAGGACACCAACACCTTCCCTTGCCCCGCCCTTGCCCTCCGGCCAGATGGGCGAGCGGAGGGCAGGGATTGCCCAAACCCCTTCCCAGCCTCCCCTCTCCCGCTGGGAAGAGGTTGGAAAGGGGTTTGGGGAGCTCCGAGCACCTCAGACACCATTGAGAGCTGCCCCGTTACCTGCCCGAACTTGTGGCTGCAGGTTTCCTCAAGGAACGGCACCAGGAATTCTTCCAGCCCCCACTTCCCGAGCGGAAAGCACAGGCCATTCGCAACCTGGGCTTCGGCACCAACAACAAGATCTTCCTGGAGTTCGAGCAGCCTTTCTGGGAGCccgagcagcagctcctggaggtggTGTGGGAGGACGAGTCGCCCCTGGAGGAGCCCGACGCTGACCTGGAGGCCAACTGGTTCAAGAAGCTCATCGGATTCGTGGTGCTGCAGCCGCCAGAGCAGTAGGTGacgggggatttggggcatcggGGCCGCTCCCGGGTGGGCACGGGGAGGGGCAGCAGCTTTCAGCCCCGCCTTGCCGCCCCAGGCACGGGCACGTCCTGTGCGGCTTCATCGCGGGGAAGGAGTCGGAGCACATGGAGACGCTGAGCGACGCCGAGGTGCTCAGCGCCATGACCCACGTCCTGCGCACCATGACAGGTGCccgcccctccccgccccgcccgctgccccgggGGGATCTCCCGGTCCTATCCCTGAGCTCCATCCGCAGGGAATCCGGACCTGCCCGCGCCCAGGAGCGTGCTCCGCTCCCGCTGGCACAGCGCTCCCTACACGCGCGGCTCCTACAGCTACGTGGCCGTGGGCAGCTCGGGCGACGACATCGATGTGCTCGCACAGCCGCTGCCCGAGGACCCCCGCGACCCCCGGGTGAGGACTGCTGCCCCAGGGGGTGCggcggggacagacagacacacagacacacggcggtggggacagcacagggaggtggcactGCTCACCCTCTGCGGGGGTCACCAGTGCTCGGGTCACCCGCTGGGCTCcacgggggagggagggagggggcatTCCCACAACAGTCGTGGGCAGGCGGCTCCTAAGGAAGGGGAAGTGCCCTTAGGGGGTTGTTAAAGCGGCGGTGCCGGAGCGCGGGGGTGAGGCTGTTCCAGCGCAGCCCCGGGCCCCTGCGCTCACCGCCCGCCTCTcgcagcccctgcagctcctcttcGCCGGCGAGGCCACGCACCGCACCTTCTACTCCACCACCCACGGC contains:
- the PAOX gene encoding peroxisomal N(1)-acetyl-spermine/spermidine oxidase encodes the protein MEGSGPRVVAVGAGLAGLGAAQRLRGHGSLRLLEAAARVGGRVCTRPFASGLAEMGAHWIHGPSPGNPVFRLASQYGLLGPEAAREENQQVEGGGHPPLPSVTYGSSGKVLNAQAVREARDLFYALLASTRAFQGSKEPPWPSVGQYVRAEIARTVPTMAGGQEDARRLQLAVLAACLKLECCISGTHSMDLVGLEPFGEYVSLPGLDCTFPGGYSSLAERLLSDLPAGTVLLNKAVRTVRWQGSFREEGDGGGRVFPVRVECEDGDVFLADHVIVTVPLGFLKERHQEFFQPPLPERKAQAIRNLGFGTNNKIFLEFEQPFWEPEQQLLEVVWEDESPLEEPDADLEANWFKKLIGFVVLQPPEQHGHVLCGFIAGKESEHMETLSDAEVLSAMTHVLRTMTGNPDLPAPRSVLRSRWHSAPYTRGSYSYVAVGSSGDDIDVLAQPLPEDPRDPRPLQLLFAGEATHRTFYSTTHGALLSGWREAERLNQLFQAPVPAPQS